CTGCAATTCCCATCTTCTTCAAACAACCAGCCCCGAAAAGCAACGATTGACCGCCCGGTCCCTTGTTGCTCCGTCCTTTGTTCTAGGCGGTCCAATAATTGGGCGACAACGACACGTAAACAGGAAGGCGCGTCAGATCAGGCGGGCGCGAGCGCGACCTCCACCATCCGCTTTCGCTCAATGAGCACTTCCAGCATGGCGTCGAGGGCGCAGAGAAACTCCTCGGGATCATCGGACATCGCCGACTGGGGCAGCTCCCCAAGCATCGCTGTCGCCGCTGCCATCGCCTTGCGCCAATCCTTTGGCTTTGGCACGTTGGCCGTTGCGGCATTTCGCGCTTGGTCAATGGTTAATTCGAAAGAATCGAGTTGGCTCAGCAGTGACCAATGCTGATTCTCAACGAGGTAAGCCACGTCCTTGATTTGCCGAGGATCATGAATCCTACGCCCGTTTCCTTGCTCCTCGTCGGGTGTGATCCAAGAATAGAAGCGCTTGCAGTTCTCAACGTTCGAAAATGACCGGGTGTTGTCGCTCCATCCAAGCCAGTCCTTCAGCGAACTCGTGCGAAGGACGGTCTCGAACAGGGAAAAATAGTCGTTCCTAGCCTTCCGGCCATAGTCTTCATCAGCAGCCATCTGCGCAAGAGCCTTGTAAGGCCGGTAGAGCCTTCCGACGGCCACGGCCGACAAGCCAAACTGTTGGCCGGTCGCCGACATTGACTGGCCGAGCCGGTCTATCTGGTCGGCGATGAGCTTGGCGCGTTGCGCGGGTTCCCAATCGCGGACGCCATTGATATGGCGGATGCCCTGGAGGATCCAACTGATGTCTTCACCACTTTTGCCCTGGTAGACCAGGACCTCGATCTCGTTAGTCTGGGCCACCAACCGCTCTAGTTGTTCGGGCGGAATCTCTGCATCAAATGACCGACCTTCGGCGATGTCCTGTCGGAGTCGGGAGAGCGACTGGAAACGGCGATTTCCTTCTACCACAACGAATTTGCCTGGCACCCCTTCGAGTTCACGCACGACAATACGGTCGAGGAGCAAAAAACCGTTGTACAGGATGCTGTTGTAGAGCGAATCGATGCCATGATTGTGGTTGTCAATTTCATCTCGCGTCCGCTTTTGGACCGCTGGCATGACAATGCGTTTGTCAGGAACGGGGTTGTGGGCTGCGCCGGTCCAGAAGCGAGGATTGTTCGGGTCAAGATAAATGTTGGCCACATCGATGCGATGGGCGGAGAGCTGTTCTGTATACATCGTCATCGATCCCTGATAGCAGTTACGGCTCGCGCAGACGACGCGGCAGCTTGACGTTGTCGTCCCCCCGAGCACTGGCATAGCGCTTACGTAGTTTGGCAACGTCCACATCGAGCCCAAACATGTATCTGAGCAAGTCACGGGCGAGGGTTTTGTTGGCGACAACCATCTTTCCCGTCGAAGGATTCCAGAGCACATCACGGTACGGACGTGCATCGAGTTCCACCGGAAAGTCATCCAGCCATTTGACTGCCTCGGGCAGATTCAACTCGTGCTTCTTGGCGACATCGACGGCCAGTCGCGTGAAGATGTCCAATCCCGCCGGACGGAACAGAATATGCCCGCCATGGGGGCCGCGGTGGAGCTGGGTGACCGTGGCAGGATCCCTAGCCTTGAACAGTGCATCAACTGGAGGAAACGTCGCAGCGATCGCCGAGAAATACTTGACTGCGAACATCTGGTACTGGTCGAGCACAGCATCCGATGGCCGAAAGAATCGTAGCTCAGCGTCCCTGGTGCCAACACCTGCCTTGAAGCGGAAGGCAATCTTTAACACATCGTAGAGGTTCGCGATGGTCGTTAAGCTTATCCGGTTTGTCACCGGAAGGCTTTCACTGGACGCGACGAGGATTTTCGGGTTGCGGAACCAAGCGTTCTCCTCGACGAGACGTCTGGCAATGATCGCCATCGTGTCGTCCTCATCGAGCGCGATGATGTCGAGCTTCTTGACGGGCCTGGCAGTCTTGTTGAGGGTGGTGAATAGACGGCGCGTGCGGGCTGGCTCGTCTTGCGCATGGGCGATGAAAATGGCTGTTACACGCTCCTCGCCCCCACTGAATCCGTCGTCCCGCGCCCGTTTGATGCCCGCAAGCCTGTGTTGGCCATCGACCGCAAAAATTCGCTCGTTACCGTTAAGGCTGAGAAACCCCATGGTGTCGAGCGCCTGTTCATCGAGCGTTGCGTAAAGCGCCTTTTGGGAGACAGCTCGCAAATTGCCGACCTCAAGCCACTCGGGACGGCCATCGTAGGTCGCAAGCACCAGCGCATTGAAGAACCGCTGCGGCGTTCGTTTGAGATAGGTGCTTATCTCCATCGAACGACCACCCTCGAGCTGTCGCTGAATGAGCTGAGAGAGCGCCTTGTCGGCATGAATGGTATCGGCGTATTCGACACGCTTGGCGATCTCATTTAACGGGACAAGGCAGGTGTAATACACCCAATCGCCCATGCTTCCGCGCAGCGCGGGCAACAGGAGAGGCTCCACTTTCGCCGACGCGCTCTTTACAGGTTTCTTCGTTACCACGCGGACCTCCTTGTGCGGCCAAACTCACCGCTGTAATCGCGTTCATTGATGGGCGGGTCCACCGCGTCGAGAAATTCGGTCTCCAGGGCCTCGAGATTGATGGCGGGGTCAGGAATGGGCGCGAAGTTAAAAAAGAGGTGATCTTCGAACCGCAGGAGCATGTCGAGCACCTTGGGCCTTTCATCGACCCTCCGCTGGCCCTGCAGGTACTGCCCGAACCGGCTACGCAACGTCGCTGACGACTTGTCGCCGGTTATGCCCATATAGAGAATCATGCCATGCGCGGGAAGCTCGGACGGCTCGAGCCTGAGGGTGAACACATAGATACCGCGCGTCGCTGGAATTTGCGGACGCGAAGACGGCAAGAACCGCGTCATGGTCCAGTTGAGGACACATGGTGCGCGAAATTTGCGCCACCGGGCCATATCCAGATGAAAGTCGTGGGTGTAGGCCTTGTACCTGTCAGTTGCCGCCAGTACGTCCCTCCCAATAAGTCCTTTTAAAGCCACGCGCCCCCCCGTTGCCCGTCAAAATCAACTCCGAATACTACGGCAGGGGTGGGATTTTCTGAACCACACCTCCTCCCGCGATTGGGCACCTCGAAAAACCCCGCCCATGCCGGTAGCGTAGCGCGCAGCCGAAGCCGAAGCCGCCCGAGAATTGCCCGATGATCAGCCTGTTTGCCGCCGAGGAACGAGCCGCCAAGCGCGAACAGCTGGGTGATCCGCTGCAGGTGCTGGATCGAGCCATCGACTTCGCCGCCCTGGCCCGGGCGGTGGACGCCAAGCTGGAGATCGGAGACACCGGCCGCGGTGGCCGTCCGCCGTATCCGACGGAGCTGATGATCCGGCTGCTGGTGGTGCAGCAGTTGTACAACCTGTCCGACGAGGCGCTGGAGTATCAGGTACTGGACCGGTCCAGCTTCCAGCGCTTCGCGGGGTTGGAGAAAAGCCGCATTCCGGATGCCAAGACGGTCTAGGTGTGGCGCGAACGGTTGAAGAAGCAGGACCTGATCGGCGACATCAGCGAGGCCGTGGGGCGGCAGCTGGCGCAGGCCGGGTTTATCGCGCGAGGGGGTCAGATCATCGACGCTAGCATCGTTACGGCGCCGGTGCAGCACCGTCGCAGCGAAGGGAACGAGGCGATCAAGCGCGGCGAGGTGCCGGCCGACTGGAACGCGGCCTAGCAGGCTGTTGAGAAACGCCCCGCAGCCGCGACAATGATAGCCCTCATCAATGATCGGGTTGTCACGGTGCGCGGAGCAGATATCCAGCAGTTGGGCATGTTCTCGTATGTATCGGTGGACGAGCGCGTGCCAGGCGATCATCCGATCCGCAAGCTACGCATGCTGGTCGACACGATCCTGAAGGAGCTCGACGAACTCCTGGCGTCGCGCTATGCACCGGGTGGCCGCCTCTCGATTCCGCCGGAACGGCTACTGCGGGCCTCGCTGCTGCAGGTGGTCTACAGCGTGCGCAGCGAGCGGCTGCTGATGGAGCAGTTGAACTACAACCTGCTGTTTCGCTGGTTCGTGGGCCTGAATATCGACGACCCGGTGTGGGACCACTCCACGTTCTCGTTCAACCGCGACCGCTTGTTCGACGCCGAGATCGCTCAGCGTTTCTTCGCGCACACGGTCCTACTGGCCCGGCTGGGCGAACTGGTCAGTGACGAGCACTTCTCGGTGGATGGCTCGCTGCTGGAAGCCTGGGCCTCGCACCGCAGCTTCCGTCCCAAGGACGGTTCGGACGATGGGGATGGCAGCGACTTCCGTGGTCAGAAGCGCAGCAACGACACGCATGCCTCCACCACCGACCCGGACGCGCGGCTGGCCCGCAAAGGTCAAGGTCAACAGGCACGTCTGGCCTATCTGGCCAATGCCTTGATGGAAAACCGCCACGGCTTGCTGGTGGGTGTGGACGTTCGTCACGCCACGGGCACGGGGGAACGCGATGGCGCCTTGGCCCTGGTCGATGCGCACCTGCATCGTGGCGCGACGCTGGGTGCCGACAAGGGTTACGACGTGCGCGACTTCGTCGGCCAGCTGAAGCAGCGCGGTATCAAGGCGCACATCGCCCGCAACACCGCCAACGGTCGGCGCAGCGCCATTGACGGGCGCACGGCGCGTGGCAAGGGCTACGCCATCAGCCTGCAGGTGCGCAAACGCATCGAACAGGGCTTTGGCTGGGTCAAGACCGTCGGCGATCTACGCAAGCTGCCCCTGGTCGGTTTGGCGAAGGTCAGCGCCTGGGTGCACTGGAATTTTGCGGCCTACAACCTGATCCGGCTCGGCGGTATTGGTGAGTGGTGGAATCCCTCGCCCACGTGAGGGGACGTGCGTCCAGCGACGGCAACGCCATGCCATGGCGGTCGTTTCATGATTCATTGAACCTATCGTGCGGCCTCTGAATGGGCGCTTCTCAACAGCCTGCTAGCTGGCGCAGAAGGACGTGGATGCGTGCTGGACGAAGAAGCACGGCAAGAGCTACTACGGCCACAAGCTGCACGCCAGCACCGACCGACGCTGGGGCTTCATCCGCCGCATTGAGGTGACCGCGACCTCGGTGAACGATACTGAGGTGTTCGAGGCCATCCTAGACGAAACCAACACGGCTAAGGATGTCTACGCCGACCGCGGCTATGCCAAGCACGCGCAGGAGACGGAGCTGTACGTGCAGGGTTACCGCGCGCACATCCAGCGCAAGGGCACGGCCACGCAGCCGATCAGCGACGCGCAGCAACGGCGCAACCGTCGCATCGCCAGGCAGCGCGCGCGAACACCCGTTCGCGCGTCTGGCGCAGATGGGCGGCAAGCACCTGCGAACGATCGGCCTAGCTCGTGCTCGCGCCGTGATCGAACTGAAGGTGATCGCCCACAACCTGATGCATCTGGCGCGATACAAAGACCGGGGCGTGGTGCCTGCATGATGCGGGCAGGCCGCTCACCGGCGGCCGACGCGCTTGCAAGGGCGCCTTCTGGGCTTGAGGGGCGTCGCTTGCCGATTTTGCGAGCGGTGCGAACGGCGATATGCCGCTCACACCATGCCAAAGGATGGGTTATTCGAGGTGCCCGACTGCACCGGCGCGCTGTGACACTTCAGAACCGGCGATTCCAACCCGTGTAGCGAGCATTTAGCGCCGGGAATTGTTGTGTATGCCCACACCATTTCGTCGTGATAAGCAGCGCGCCATTCAAAGCGCTCATGCTCCCGCTCCTATTGCCCCCCCTAGACGCGTTCCTGATGCACGGCGTGCCGAACCTGCCAGGAGAGGACGGGGCAGAACCCACGGTTGCTTCGTTGCCTGCGACAAGAGTCGCGCCACGCTCCGACCCGGTTGGCGCATCGAGGAAGCATCGCATCTTTCTCGCGTCGAGAGCTCGCCCTCAGGTTTCGGGCGGGCGCGCATTAGCCGAGGGTGCTGGACGACACGGACTTACCCCTTAACTCGCCGAATCCGAGCTTGGGCATGCGCGGCACGCGCCCTCCGCCGAAACTCAGGCACTGGCTTGGGGGCAGCAACGAGCAAGCGCCGACTAACCGCCGCCTCCAACTTTTCGGCCAGGCACCAAACGCAGTAAGCTTCACGAAGAAACTTCCAGCGATACTGACAGAAACTTCCAAGAGGGAGCGATGGAACCAAATAGCTACCAGTTTACGGCCATGAGGGGCATCCAGGCCGGCCGCGCATATTACGTGCTGATGTGTCCGATGAGGCTGGTGCCGAAGCTGTTCCGATTCGACGACGAGGCCCTGCCCCCCGAACTGCGTGCTCAGCGCGTGCTCAACCGCACGCGGGTGCCCCAGATATCGCGGTACATCGTCGAGCACTTCGACGAATATATCCTCTCTTCCCTTTGTGCCTCGGTCGACGGCGACATCGAGTTTGAACCGGTCGCGCCCTCCGGCCCAATGCGCTCTATTGGCCTTCTCCGCATCGGGATGAGTGCCACCATCTTAATCAACGACGGCCAGCATCGCCGGGCCGCCATTGAGGAAGCACTTATTGAGCGGCCCGAGCTCGGCGACGAATCCATCTCCATCGTGCTTTTCGCCGACAGTGACCTATCGCGCTCTCAGCAGATGTTTGCGGACCTCAATGTCCACGCCATCCGGCCCACCAAATCCATCCGTCTCCTGTACGACCACCGAGATGCAATGGCAAAGCTGGTGCTTGACGTCGTCCAGAGCATCCCCCTTTTCCGGGAGTACACGGATCTTGAAAAAAGCAGCATTTCCAACCGGTCCTACAAGCTCTTCACCTTGAGCTCGCTTCATCAGGCATCCGTGCACTTTCTCGGCAACCCGCCGGCGGGAACACTTGATGACACGCACCGCGCCGCGCTGACCGAATTCTGGACGGCAGTCATCAACGGGATGCCGGACTGGCAGCGCGTGGCCAACAAATCCGCGCTCGCTCACGAGCTGCGCCAAAGCTACGTCCATGCTCATGGCGTCGCGCTCCAGGCCATCGCCGTCGCCGGCGCGCGCCTCCGGCAGGCTCACCCGAAGGATTGGGTCACTCGTCTGCGGTCCCTCAAGACCATCGACTGGTCGCGCTCTAACAAACAGCTCTGGGAGGGGCGCGCGCTCGTGGGCGGGCGAATCAACAAGTCGGGCAGCAGCGTCACGCTGGTGTCTAACGTTCTCCTGAACCATCTGGACGTGCCGCTTGTCGGCGAGGCCCTCCGCATCGAAAACCTGTCGGTCCCCGCCGCCAAGGCGACGCCCGGCAGCAAAAGGAAATCCGCATGAAAGCCCAACGTGCTGCTGGCACCATCGAGGCGCTCTACGACGAGGCGCAGGAGCTGTACTTGGCGGACAATCGCCCCTGGGTGCTTGGCTTCAGCGGTGGCAAGGACTCGACCTGCACCTTGCAGGTCATCTGGACAGCCATCTCGCGCCTGCCTGTCGAGCAGCGACAAAAGCCGGTATATGTCATCAGCTCGGACACGCTGGTTGAGACCCCGGTTATCGTCAACTACATCGACGAAACCCTAGCACGCATCAACCAGGCGGCCCTTGACCAAGGCCTACCGTTCCGCACCCACAAGGTCGTGCCACGCGTTGACCGCAGTTTCTGGGTAAACATGATTGGACGAGGCTATCCAGCCCCTTCCCGCCGCTTCAGGTGGTGTACCGAGCGGCTGAAGATTGAGCCCGCCAACGAGTTCATCCTCGACCGCGTGGCAGAATTCGGCGAAGTCATCATGGTCCTCGGCGTGCGTTCCGCCGAGAGCGCAACGCGCGCCCAAGTGATGTCGTTCCACCGCATCAAGGGGTCACGCCTTTCGAACCACTCGTCACTGAACAACGCGTTTGTCTACTCTCCCATCGAAGCGTTCAGCACTGACGCTGTGTGGGGTTACCTGCTGCAAAACGCGTCACCGTGGGGAAACGACAACCGGGACCTTGTGGCTATGTACCGGAACGCCCAGTCGGGCGAATGCCCGCTCGTAGTCGACACCACCACGCCAAGCTGCGGCAACTCCCGTTTTGGCT
This window of the Dyella sp. A6 genome carries:
- a CDS encoding transposase, which produces MISLFAAEERAAKREQLGDPLQVLDRAIDFAALARAVDAKLEIGDTGRGGRPPYPTELMIRLLVVQQLYNLSDEALEYQVLDRSSFQRFAGLEKSRIPDAKTV
- the dndC gene encoding DNA phosphorothioation system sulfurtransferase DndC, giving the protein MKAQRAAGTIEALYDEAQELYLADNRPWVLGFSGGKDSTCTLQVIWTAISRLPVEQRQKPVYVISSDTLVETPVIVNYIDETLARINQAALDQGLPFRTHKVVPRVDRSFWVNMIGRGYPAPSRRFRWCTERLKIEPANEFILDRVAEFGEVIMVLGVRSAESATRAQVMSFHRIKGSRLSNHSSLNNAFVYSPIEAFSTDAVWGYLLQNASPWGNDNRDLVAMYRNAQSGECPLVVDTTTPSCGNSRFGCWVCTVVTKDKAMEAMIDSGQDWMTPLLEYRDMLASTQDPVRKRQVRDYRRRTGQVSFKADSDDIIPGPYTLDFCRELLTKLLQAQKEVQRESPPGETPLLIHEEELHAIRRIWRQERGDWQDSVPGIVRAELGDIVNWITDDAVTYSHADGELLQNICHENGVPVELVARLLDIERSTHGMKRRHAVHSRIEDVLAEDWRSREDVIAERREMLAGTGVAYGADEGVSAC
- a CDS encoding DGQHR domain-containing protein; this encodes MVTKKPVKSASAKVEPLLLPALRGSMGDWVYYTCLVPLNEIAKRVEYADTIHADKALSQLIQRQLEGGRSMEISTYLKRTPQRFFNALVLATYDGRPEWLEVGNLRAVSQKALYATLDEQALDTMGFLSLNGNERIFAVDGQHRLAGIKRARDDGFSGGEERVTAIFIAHAQDEPARTRRLFTTLNKTARPVKKLDIIALDEDDTMAIIARRLVEENAWFRNPKILVASSESLPVTNRISLTTIANLYDVLKIAFRFKAGVGTRDAELRFFRPSDAVLDQYQMFAVKYFSAIAATFPPVDALFKARDPATVTQLHRGPHGGHILFRPAGLDIFTRLAVDVAKKHELNLPEAVKWLDDFPVELDARPYRDVLWNPSTGKMVVANKTLARDLLRYMFGLDVDVAKLRKRYASARGDDNVKLPRRLREP
- the dndB gene encoding DNA sulfur modification protein DndB; the encoded protein is MEPNSYQFTAMRGIQAGRAYYVLMCPMRLVPKLFRFDDEALPPELRAQRVLNRTRVPQISRYIVEHFDEYILSSLCASVDGDIEFEPVAPSGPMRSIGLLRIGMSATILINDGQHRRAAIEEALIERPELGDESISIVLFADSDLSRSQQMFADLNVHAIRPTKSIRLLYDHRDAMAKLVLDVVQSIPLFREYTDLEKSSISNRSYKLFTLSSLHQASVHFLGNPPAGTLDDTHRAALTEFWTAVINGMPDWQRVANKSALAHELRQSYVHAHGVALQAIAVAGARLRQAHPKDWVTRLRSLKTIDWSRSNKQLWEGRALVGGRINKSGSSVTLVSNVLLNHLDVPLVGEALRIENLSVPAAKATPGSKRKSA
- a CDS encoding transposase, with the protein product MDACWTKKHGKSYYGHKLHASTDRRWGFIRRIEVTATSVNDTEVFEAILDETNTAKDVYADRGYAKHAQETELYVQGYRAHIQRKGTATQPISDAQQRRNRRIARQRARTPVRASGADGRQAPANDRPSSCSRRDRTEGDRPQPDASGAIQRPGRGACMMRAGRSPAADALARAPSGLEGRRLPILRAVRTAICRSHHAKGWVIRGARLHRRAVTLQNRRFQPV
- a CDS encoding IS5 family transposase, whose product is MRGADIQQLGMFSYVSVDERVPGDHPIRKLRMLVDTILKELDELLASRYAPGGRLSIPPERLLRASLLQVVYSVRSERLLMEQLNYNLLFRWFVGLNIDDPVWDHSTFSFNRDRLFDAEIAQRFFAHTVLLARLGELVSDEHFSVDGSLLEAWASHRSFRPKDGSDDGDGSDFRGQKRSNDTHASTTDPDARLARKGQGQQARLAYLANALMENRHGLLVGVDVRHATGTGERDGALALVDAHLHRGATLGADKGYDVRDFVGQLKQRGIKAHIARNTANGRRSAIDGRTARGKGYAISLQVRKRIEQGFGWVKTVGDLRKLPLVGLAKVSAWVHWNFAAYNLIRLGGIGEWWNPSPT